ACGGCGAAGCGGAGAGATCAGAGCGCCAAAGCTTTGAGCCGGGAACCCCGCAAGCCATCTGGAAGCTACCGGTGGGGCTAGGTCGCCAGTATCGGCACGTCTCAGGTGATCCCAATCCCATTCACACCAGCAGGATCGCAGCCAGGCTCTTTGGCTTCCCGCGGCCCATCATTCACGGCATGTGGACCCATGCTCGCGCACTCGCCGCGATCGAGTCACGATTGCCACCCGCTTATAGTGCAAAGGTGGCCTTCACGAAGCCGATCCTGCTCCCCGCGGCCGTCGGCTTGGTCACGGCGCCGACCTCCACCGGGTTCACGGCGGCCGTGACCGACCGATCAGGAACAAAGCCCCACCTGCTCATGACCGTCGACGGCGAGCCGCCTGGCGCTTGAGACCCCACGTCCCGCACAATCCCTCTACCCCATGGATCCATCAACGAGGATGGTGAAGACAATGACAACCCCCACGCAATTGCCGAGCAATGACCCCGTCGGAAGTGAAGACCGTCCCTGGTTCAACTTCTATGCCCCCGAAGTAGCGCGCCGCGTCCCTGATCTCACGGAATCATCGCTCTCCGACATGCTCCGCGACACGGCCGAGCGGCATCGAGACGCGGTCGCGTTCTCCAACATGGGCGGCACGCTCAGTTTCAACGACGTCGACCGACTCGCGACCCAGTTCGCGGCGTTTCTGCAGAGCGAGCTTGGGCTTGGCAAAGGCGACCGGATCGTGATCCAGATGCCCAACTTGCTGCAGTACCCCGTCGCGTTGTTCGGGGCTCTGCGCGCCGGGCTCATCGTCGTCAATGCCAACCCCCTCTATACCCACCACGAACTGGCCCGAGTCGTAGCAGACTCCCAGCCTCGCGCGATCGTGGTGCTGGCTAACTTCGCCGACAAGGTCCAGCGGGTGTTGCCTGGCAGCACGATCGAGCACGTGGTCGTGACGCAAGTGGCCGACCTGCTGCCCCAGCCACGACGTAGCGTCATCAACTTTGCCGCCGCGAAGATCAAGAAGATGGTGCCTGACTTCGACATCCCAGATGCCGTCACTTTCACCGCCGCCCTCGACCGCGGCAGCCGAGCTGACTTCATTGACCCTGCCGTCCAGCCCTCCGACATCGCGTTCCTGCAATACACCGGAGGAACAACAGGCGGGCCAAAGGCCGCCGTGCTGACGCATTGGAACCTGCTCAACAATCAGGAACAGTTCATGGGGCAGGTGCGCAACACGCTCGGCGAGGAGCGCCAGTCAACCGTCATCGCCGCCCTCCCGCTGTACCACGTGTTCGCGCTCACCGTGAACTGCCTGGGCTTCTTCCGCTTTGGTGCCCACAACGTGCTCATCACCAATCCCAGGGACTTGAAGGGTTTCGTCAAGACCCTCAAGAAGTCACGTCCTGACGGCCTCATCCTGGTGAGCACGCTTGCTGGCGCGCTCCTTGATGCCCCCGGCTTTTCGGGAGACGATTTGCGCGATTGCCGCATCACCGTCGCAGGAGGAATGGCCGTTCGTTCTT
The Demequina sp. TMPB413 DNA segment above includes these coding regions:
- a CDS encoding AMP-binding protein, producing MTTPTQLPSNDPVGSEDRPWFNFYAPEVARRVPDLTESSLSDMLRDTAERHRDAVAFSNMGGTLSFNDVDRLATQFAAFLQSELGLGKGDRIVIQMPNLLQYPVALFGALRAGLIVVNANPLYTHHELARVVADSQPRAIVVLANFADKVQRVLPGSTIEHVVVTQVADLLPQPRRSVINFAAAKIKKMVPDFDIPDAVTFTAALDRGSRADFIDPAVQPSDIAFLQYTGGTTGGPKAAVLTHWNLLNNQEQFMGQVRNTLGEERQSTVIAALPLYHVFALTVNCLGFFRFGAHNVLITNPRDLKGFVKTLKKSRPDGLILVSTLAGALLDAPGFSGDDLRDCRITVAGGMAVRSSVAERWKAATGADIIEGYGLTEASPVVSVNPTHMPPRVGTIGVPLPSTDVQILDDERRPVPHGSPGELAVKGPQVMQGYWNRPEETSACLTDDGWLLTGDIAVLSEDGFLSIVDRKKEMILVSGFNVYPAEIEEAAMLHPGVAEAGAIAVPDEHSGELPKLFVARRDPHLTEDALRAHLKQHLAGYKRPRYIVFLEELPKTNVGKVLRRALVDAENAGPR